A single window of Pseudophryne corroboree isolate aPseCor3 chromosome 5, aPseCor3.hap2, whole genome shotgun sequence DNA harbors:
- the LOC134929584 gene encoding paraneoplastic antigen Ma1 homolog has product MGDFTCEDIYDWCKRKDVNPDHCIGICGNLNDVPEEDIESVLRPLYGVVRPIIIDQWKGDLGVICAVLVVTQSPLERDMIPMALPAGSVPGRKWKVMWPIARIDSEGEDSHGIDNVTFSPGLLAKEELPLENTPNLAPSEGNQLANALNNIAGAFGQLHHEGGYRRLRNFSGIMPVPSGEDSYETWRENAVQQLEEWQCAESVKRQRLAESLRGPAGEVVQATRRGNANATSQDYLKALDLEYGSPEDVNDLVYRLRHTYQKQDERLSSFIYRLDKLIYNIVYKGGFQKVEVDKQRLQQLLRGALGSDPIAQKLRFTEVGREALPFHQLMNIVKQEEVLVEARDKNMKKAYTAVTKADVTASMEELNKNISDLSKRLQQLETTREKDQQTIVTARYPSMPFGRGRGIRTQDCFRCGRPGHRAFECRQRLNASFSNSDLPSQNPERSGNGRGRPVNPALVP; this is encoded by the coding sequence ATGGGGGATTTTACCTGTGAAGACATATACGATTGGTGTAAGAGGAAAGATGTGAACCCTGATCATTGCATAGGAATATGTGGAAACTTAAATGATGTACCAGAGGAAGACATTGAATCTGTTCTCCGCCCATTATATGGAGTAGTAAGACCTATTATCATCGATCAGTGGAAAGGAGATTTGGGAGTAATCTGTGCTGTATTAGTTGTCACACAAAGTCCGTTGGAAAGGGATATGATTCCTATGGCACTTCCAGCTGGCAGTGTGCCTGGAAGAAAGTGGAAGGTAATGTGGCCCATAGCTAGAATAGATTCCGAGGGGGAAGATTCCCATGGCATAGATAATGTTACATTTTCACCTGGTCTTTTGGCAAAGGAAGAACTTCCTCTGGAAAATACTCCAAACTTGGCACCGAGTGAAGGTAACCAGCTGGCTAATGCTCTTAACAACATAGCTGGAGCATTTGGTCAATTGCATCATGAAGGGGGTTATCGGAGATTGCGAAATTTCTCAGGAATAATGCCAGTTCCATCAGGAGAAGACAGTTATGAAACTTGGAGAGAGAATGCTGTGCAACAATTGGAAGAGTGGCAATGTGCTGAATCAGTGAAGAGGCAGAGGTTAGCTGAAAGTTTGCGAGGGCCTGCAGGAGAAGTTGTTCAAGCTACCCGACGAGGAAATGCCAATGCCACCTCCCAAGACTATTTGAAAGCCTTAGATTTAGAATATGGTTCTCCAGAAGATGTAAACGATCTTGTTTATAGGTTACGTCATACCTATCAGAAACAGGATGAGAGACTTTCTTCCTTTATTTATAGACTAGACAAACTAATTTATAACATTGTCTACAAAGGAGGCTTTCAGAAGGTTGAAGTAGACAAGCAAAGACTGCAACAGTTATTGCGGGGGGCACTGGGTTCAGACCCCATTGCTCAAAAGTTGCGATTCACAGAAGTGGGGCGTGAAGCTCTCCCATTTCATCAATTGATGAATATAGTCAAACAAGAAGAGGTTCTCGTAGAAGCTCGAGACAAGAATATGAAAAAAGCTTATACTGCGGTAACCAAGGCTGATGTTACCGCTTCTATGGAAGAGTTGAATAAGAACATAAGTGACTTAAGTAAGAGGTTACAGCAGTTAGAAACCACTCGTGAGAAAGACCAGCAAACAATTGTAACAGCGAGATATCCTTCAATGCCATTTGGTCGAGGTCGAGGTATTCGAACACAAGATTGTTTTCGATGTGGAAGGCCTGGACATAGGGCATTTGAATGCCGACAGAGATTAAATGCCTCATTTTCCAACTCTGATTTACCCTCACAGAACCCAGAAAGATCGGGAAACGGGAGGGGGCGACCAGTGAACCCCGCACTGGTCCCCTAG